In Maledivibacter sp., the following are encoded in one genomic region:
- the rpoD gene encoding RNA polymerase sigma factor RpoD, which produces MSNKKKNKKIESVTKLIEKGKKKGNLTYTEIMDTLEDIDLDKEQIEEVYDSLTSMGIEVISQKDEIVDIDENDDDTQIKEETNFDLTLPKGINIDDPVRMYLKEIGKVPLLTAEEEISLAKRMENGDELAKRRLCEANLRLVVSIAKRYVGRGMLFLDLIQEGNLGLIKAVEKFDWRKGYKFSTYATWWIRQAITRAIADQARTIRIPVHMVETINKLIRVSRQLLQELGREPSPEEIAKEMDMTVEKVRDILKIAQEPVSLETPIGEEEDSHLGDFIPDDDAPAPAEAAAFSMLKEQLIEVLDTLTPREQKVLKLRFGLEDGRARTLEEVGKKFDVTRERIRQIEAKALRKLKHPSRSKKLKDYLE; this is translated from the coding sequence ATGAGTAACAAAAAGAAAAATAAGAAGATTGAATCCGTAACTAAACTGATTGAAAAGGGTAAGAAGAAAGGTAACCTTACTTATACTGAAATAATGGATACATTAGAAGATATTGATTTAGATAAGGAACAAATCGAAGAGGTATATGACTCATTGACTTCTATGGGAATCGAAGTAATAAGTCAAAAAGATGAAATTGTAGATATAGATGAAAACGACGATGATACCCAAATTAAAGAAGAGACTAACTTTGATTTAACTTTACCAAAGGGAATTAATATAGATGACCCTGTTAGAATGTATTTAAAGGAGATTGGTAAAGTTCCCTTACTTACTGCAGAAGAAGAAATTTCGTTAGCCAAGAGAATGGAAAATGGCGATGAGTTAGCTAAAAGAAGATTATGTGAAGCCAATCTAAGGTTAGTTGTAAGTATAGCTAAAAGATATGTTGGCAGAGGTATGCTTTTTCTCGATCTTATTCAAGAAGGTAATTTAGGATTGATAAAAGCTGTAGAAAAATTTGATTGGAGAAAGGGCTATAAGTTTAGTACCTATGCTACATGGTGGATAAGGCAAGCCATAACTAGGGCTATTGCTGACCAAGCTAGAACAATAAGGATACCTGTTCATATGGTTGAAACCATAAATAAGCTTATTAGGGTGTCTAGACAGTTGCTACAGGAATTAGGTAGGGAGCCATCTCCGGAGGAAATAGCTAAGGAAATGGATATGACAGTTGAAAAAGTTAGGGACATTTTAAAGATTGCCCAGGAGCCAGTATCTCTTGAAACTCCTATTGGAGAAGAAGAAGATAGTCATTTAGGTGATTTTATACCTGATGATGATGCACCAGCACCGGCAGAAGCAGCTGCATTCTCAATGTTAAAAGAGCAGTTGATTGAGGTTTTAGATACATTGACTCCTAGGGAACAAAAAGTTCTCAAATTAAGATTTGGTTTAGAGGATGGAAGAGCTAGGACCTTAGAAGAAGTTGGTAAAAAGTTTGATGTGACAAGAGAAAGAATTAGGCAAATAGAAGCAAAGGCATTAAGAAAATTAAAGCATCCTAGTAGAAGTAAAAAACTAAAGGACTATTTAGAGTAA